The following coding sequences are from one Leptospira mayottensis 200901116 window:
- a CDS encoding ATP-dependent Clp protease adaptor ClpS, with translation MASIQTPDLNEITSTKSTGGPWRVVLWDDNEHTYEYVIEMLVEICMMTVEKAFLHAVQVDQEKRTVVFSGEFEHAEHVQERILTYGADPRMSNSKGSMSATLEK, from the coding sequence ATGGCGAGCATACAAACTCCTGACCTAAATGAGATTACCTCCACAAAATCTACGGGAGGACCTTGGAGGGTGGTTCTTTGGGACGATAACGAGCATACATACGAATATGTTATCGAAATGCTCGTGGAAATTTGCATGATGACCGTCGAAAAGGCGTTCTTACATGCAGTTCAAGTTGATCAAGAAAAACGTACAGTCGTTTTTTCCGGAGAGTTCGAACACGCAGAGCATGTCCAAGAAAGAATTCTCACCTATGGAGCCGATCCGAGAATGTCCAACTCTAAAGGTTCTATGAGCGCTACTCTAGAAAAATAA
- a CDS encoding transketolase family protein — MGAPSTSTATEKATRDGYGDALHELGVSRQDVVVLDADLSGSTKTNKFAKSYPDRFFNVGVAEQNLVGHAAGLALSGLVPFASSFAMFLSGRAWEVVRNSVVYPFLNVKLVASHGGVTVGEDGASHQCIEDFAIMRAIPEMTVICPSDYNECKQVIHTIADYKGPVYVRVGRPNVPVIERENYKFQIGKAEVMREGKDILIIANGVLVSEAMKAVEELSKEGINATLLNMATIKPIDKETILKYAKKCGAVVTCEEHNVIGGLGSAVSEFLSEEYPIYVLKVGMKDQFGKSGTWKELLDYFGLRSKTIIETAKKAIVLKK; from the coding sequence ATGGGCGCTCCAAGCACATCGACTGCGACAGAAAAAGCGACTCGTGACGGATACGGAGATGCGCTGCATGAGCTGGGAGTTTCCCGCCAGGATGTAGTCGTCTTGGACGCGGATCTTTCCGGTTCCACGAAAACCAATAAGTTTGCAAAGAGCTATCCGGATCGTTTTTTCAACGTGGGTGTCGCCGAACAGAATTTAGTTGGTCATGCCGCGGGGCTTGCGCTTTCCGGACTCGTTCCGTTTGCTTCTTCCTTTGCGATGTTTCTTTCCGGAAGAGCCTGGGAAGTCGTTCGTAATAGCGTGGTTTATCCGTTTTTGAACGTGAAGCTCGTAGCCTCTCACGGTGGTGTGACTGTCGGAGAAGATGGGGCCTCCCATCAATGTATCGAAGACTTTGCGATCATGAGAGCCATTCCGGAAATGACGGTGATTTGTCCTTCCGATTATAACGAATGTAAGCAGGTTATTCATACGATTGCGGATTATAAGGGTCCGGTTTATGTTCGAGTGGGTCGTCCCAACGTCCCGGTGATCGAAAGAGAGAATTACAAGTTTCAGATCGGTAAAGCAGAAGTGATGAGAGAAGGCAAAGACATCCTCATCATTGCAAACGGGGTTCTTGTTAGTGAAGCTATGAAAGCCGTGGAAGAACTTTCCAAAGAAGGAATTAATGCGACACTTCTGAACATGGCAACGATCAAACCGATTGATAAAGAAACAATTTTAAAATATGCGAAGAAATGCGGTGCCGTAGTGACTTGTGAAGAGCACAATGTAATCGGCGGGCTTGGTTCCGCGGTCAGCGAGTTTCTATCCGAAGAGTATCCGATTTACGTTTTGAAAGTAGGAATGAAAGATCAGTTCGGAAAATCGGGAACTTGGAAAGAACTTTTGGATTACTTTGGACTCCGTTCTAAGACTATCATAGAAACTGCAAAAAAAGCGATTGTGCTCAAAAAATAA
- the metK gene encoding methionine adenosyltransferase, which translates to MSLKDFIFTSESVGEGHPDKVCDQISDAILDAYLEQDPKSRVACETLVTTNLVVIAGEITSKGKVDAQEIARNVIRDIGYNDITMGFDADFAVVSAHVHAQSPDISQGVTEGEGLFKEQGAGDQGLMFGFAINETPEFMPMPIYYSHELVKHLAGLRHSNKLKFLRPDAKSQVTVEYKDGKPVRVDTVVISTQHSPDVTHKQIEESLIEECIKKVIPANLLVNTKYFINPTGQFIVGGPHGDAGLTGRKIIVDTYGGYGRHGGGAFSGKDPSKVDRSAAYMGRYIAKNVVASGLADKCEVQLAYAIGVAEPVSVHVDTFGTGKISEEELVKRIRANFKLTPRGIIESLKLLERGRKYRETASYGHFGRKGSTFTWEETDKAAALKG; encoded by the coding sequence ATGTCTTTGAAAGATTTTATTTTTACTTCGGAATCAGTCGGTGAAGGCCACCCGGACAAGGTCTGCGACCAAATTTCCGATGCGATTTTGGACGCATATCTCGAACAAGATCCGAAATCCAGAGTTGCTTGCGAGACTTTAGTGACTACAAACTTGGTCGTAATTGCAGGTGAAATTACAAGTAAAGGAAAGGTAGACGCTCAAGAAATTGCAAGAAATGTAATTCGTGATATCGGTTATAACGATATTACTATGGGTTTCGACGCGGACTTTGCCGTCGTTTCCGCTCACGTTCATGCTCAAAGCCCGGACATTTCTCAGGGAGTTACCGAAGGAGAAGGTCTTTTTAAAGAGCAGGGAGCAGGGGATCAGGGTTTGATGTTCGGTTTTGCGATCAACGAAACCCCGGAATTCATGCCGATGCCGATTTATTATTCTCACGAGTTGGTAAAACACTTAGCCGGACTCAGACATTCCAACAAATTGAAATTCCTAAGACCGGATGCTAAATCTCAGGTTACAGTAGAATACAAAGACGGAAAACCGGTTCGTGTAGATACCGTCGTAATCTCCACCCAACATTCTCCCGACGTGACTCATAAACAAATCGAAGAGTCTCTTATTGAAGAATGTATTAAGAAAGTGATTCCTGCTAATCTTCTGGTGAATACGAAATATTTTATCAACCCTACGGGTCAGTTTATCGTTGGTGGCCCTCATGGAGACGCTGGGCTGACTGGAAGAAAGATCATTGTAGACACTTACGGTGGATACGGAAGGCACGGAGGTGGGGCATTTTCCGGTAAGGATCCTTCCAAAGTGGACCGTTCTGCGGCTTATATGGGTCGTTATATCGCGAAAAACGTTGTGGCTTCCGGTCTGGCGGACAAATGCGAAGTGCAACTTGCATATGCGATTGGGGTTGCAGAGCCCGTTTCGGTTCACGTGGACACGTTCGGAACGGGAAAAATTTCCGAAGAAGAATTGGTCAAACGAATCCGCGCAAACTTCAAATTGACTCCGAGGGGAATCATCGAATCTCTCAAACTTCTCGAAAGAGGAAGAAAATATAGAGAAACCGCTTCTTACGGTCATTTCGGAAGAAAGGGTTCCACTTTCACTTGGGAAGAAACCGATAAAGCGGCGGCTTTAAAAGGATAA
- a CDS encoding ParB N-terminal domain-containing protein, with translation MKIRVSDIKVKNRIRKDLGDLHSLKESIQKLGLLHPILIDLDNTLISGERRLQSIKILGWEYVEVRIVDIRNKKERVQIESEENNIRLEFTSEEQERVRKLLKRYSYTTIFGRILAWILDLFDWLKRFFQKK, from the coding sequence ATGAAAATTCGAGTTTCAGACATCAAAGTAAAAAATCGCATTCGTAAAGATCTCGGAGACCTACATTCTCTAAAAGAATCCATACAAAAACTGGGACTTTTGCATCCCATCTTGATTGATCTAGACAACACGCTAATCTCCGGAGAAAGAAGACTCCAAAGCATAAAAATCCTCGGCTGGGAATATGTGGAAGTTCGAATCGTGGATATTCGAAATAAAAAAGAAAGGGTCCAGATAGAGTCAGAAGAAAACAACATTCGTTTAGAATTCACTTCCGAAGAACAAGAAAGGGTTCGGAAGTTATTGAAAAGATATTCTTATACTACCATTTTCGGAAGAATCCTAGCGTGGATTCTGGACTTGTTCGATTGGTTGAAGAGATTTTTTCAAAAAAAATAA
- the lipL32 gene encoding major surface lipoprotein LipL32 codes for MKKLSILVVSVALFASITACGAFGGLPSLKSSFVLSESTVPGTNETVKTFLPYGTVINYYGYIKPGQAPDGLVDGSKKAYYLYVWVPAVIAEMGVRMISPTGEIGEPGDGDLVSDAFKAATPEEKSMPNWFDTWIRVERMSAIMPDQIAKAAKAKPVQKLDDDDDGDDTYKEERHSKYNSLTKISIPNPPKSFDELKNIDTKKLLVRGLYRISFTTYKPGEVKGSFVASVGLLFPPGIPGVSPLIHSNPEELQKQAIAAEESLKKAAASATK; via the coding sequence ATGAAAAAACTTTCGATTTTGGTCGTCTCCGTCGCACTCTTTGCAAGCATTACCGCTTGTGGTGCGTTCGGTGGTCTGCCAAGCCTTAAAAGCTCTTTTGTCCTGAGCGAGAGCACAGTTCCAGGAACAAACGAAACTGTAAAAACATTTCTTCCTTACGGAACAGTAATCAACTACTATGGTTACATCAAACCAGGACAAGCGCCGGACGGTTTGGTCGATGGAAGCAAAAAAGCATACTACCTCTACGTTTGGGTACCTGCCGTTATCGCTGAAATGGGAGTCCGTATGATTTCCCCAACAGGCGAAATCGGTGAACCCGGCGACGGAGATTTAGTAAGCGATGCTTTCAAAGCGGCAACCCCAGAGGAAAAATCAATGCCTAACTGGTTTGATACCTGGATTCGTGTTGAAAGAATGTCAGCGATTATGCCTGACCAAATTGCAAAAGCTGCAAAGGCAAAACCAGTTCAAAAGCTTGATGACGATGATGATGGAGATGATACTTATAAAGAAGAGAGACATTCTAAATATAACTCTCTTACAAAAATTAGCATCCCTAATCCTCCGAAATCTTTTGACGAACTGAAAAACATCGATACTAAAAAACTTTTAGTAAGAGGTCTTTACAGAATTTCTTTCACTACCTACAAACCAGGTGAAGTGAAAGGATCTTTCGTTGCATCTGTTGGTCTGCTTTTCCCACCAGGTATTCCAGGTGTGAGTCCATTGATCCACTCAAATCCTGAAGAACTGCAAAAACAAGCTATAGCAGCTGAAGAATCTTTGAAAAAAGCAGCAGCAAGCGCGACTAAGTAA
- a CDS encoding acyl-CoA dehydrogenase family protein, with protein sequence MIENNYFLENQDLQENFQSIVNWKEIIDGFEGDFEDHKEYQKTGKESLGMAPGSYEDALEYYKSILESGGDIAGKQIAPLAKDMDIEGLKYSSGKVTFPNSMAKGISQVKDAGILPYSIGRKHGGLGIPATVQTMMMEVFSRADGSFAIALGCLNLAETIERFGSKEMVKEYVPKMANGEIFGAMALTEPNYGSDLPNLQTKAVKDENGVWRLTGAKRFITHGCGFGDIPAVILTLARTGTPKSGARGLSFFLVKNSDVFIAGIEKKMGLHCSPTCEVVYENSPGILIGEEGYGLIRYSMAMMNGARLSIAAQAMGIATAAYMEAKKYASEREQFGKTIQNIPAVRRMLSFMDREIAGMRAVLLEASRSIDLYHWKSERMKEKGIDERDIKKDETIRKWEKLANLFTPLSKYYITELANKIAYDGLQIHGGAGFTYDYDISRIYRDVRITNIYEGTTQLQIVAAIGGIVSGMSAKGHLRQYFEEEFSKISVSPLLNENKETLEKIVESYSAIENSSTRDEIAFEVVQSTARVLIGFLLERGASRLKGEAKEKKGILAKEYNLESKAILLSNRITIENRQSQLTYA encoded by the coding sequence ATGATTGAGAATAATTACTTTTTAGAAAATCAAGACTTACAGGAAAACTTCCAATCTATCGTAAACTGGAAGGAAATTATAGACGGCTTCGAAGGGGATTTTGAGGATCATAAAGAATATCAAAAAACCGGAAAAGAATCCCTGGGGATGGCGCCCGGATCTTACGAAGATGCATTAGAATATTATAAATCTATTTTAGAATCCGGAGGAGATATCGCGGGCAAACAAATCGCACCTCTTGCAAAGGATATGGATATAGAAGGTCTGAAATATTCTTCTGGAAAGGTGACGTTTCCAAATTCCATGGCCAAAGGAATCAGCCAAGTCAAAGACGCCGGGATTCTCCCTTACAGCATCGGAAGAAAACACGGAGGGCTCGGAATTCCTGCAACCGTTCAAACCATGATGATGGAAGTGTTTTCCAGAGCGGATGGCTCTTTTGCAATTGCACTCGGATGTCTCAATCTCGCAGAAACCATAGAACGTTTCGGTTCCAAAGAAATGGTGAAAGAATACGTTCCTAAAATGGCAAACGGAGAAATTTTCGGAGCGATGGCTTTGACCGAACCAAACTACGGATCAGATCTCCCAAATCTTCAAACCAAAGCAGTAAAAGACGAAAACGGAGTCTGGAGACTCACAGGTGCCAAACGTTTCATCACACACGGTTGCGGGTTCGGTGATATTCCTGCGGTAATTTTAACTCTCGCAAGAACCGGAACCCCCAAGAGCGGAGCCCGCGGTCTTTCCTTCTTCTTGGTAAAAAATTCCGACGTTTTTATCGCAGGAATCGAAAAGAAAATGGGGCTTCACTGTTCTCCTACTTGCGAAGTAGTCTATGAAAACTCTCCCGGAATTCTCATCGGAGAAGAAGGTTACGGCTTGATTCGTTATTCCATGGCGATGATGAACGGTGCAAGACTTTCGATCGCCGCTCAAGCGATGGGAATCGCAACGGCGGCTTATATGGAAGCGAAGAAATACGCTTCCGAAAGAGAACAGTTCGGAAAAACGATCCAAAATATCCCCGCCGTTCGTAGAATGCTTTCCTTTATGGATCGCGAAATCGCAGGAATGAGAGCCGTCCTGTTGGAAGCATCTCGTTCCATCGATCTTTATCATTGGAAATCGGAAAGAATGAAAGAAAAAGGTATCGACGAACGTGATATCAAAAAGGATGAAACGATTCGTAAATGGGAAAAGCTGGCAAACCTTTTTACCCCATTATCAAAATATTATATTACAGAACTTGCAAATAAGATCGCGTATGACGGCCTTCAAATCCACGGAGGGGCCGGATTTACCTACGACTACGACATTTCCAGAATCTATAGAGACGTAAGAATCACAAATATCTACGAAGGAACCACACAACTGCAAATCGTAGCGGCCATTGGCGGGATCGTATCCGGCATGTCTGCGAAAGGACATTTACGTCAGTATTTCGAAGAGGAATTCTCCAAAATCAGTGTTTCCCCCTTGTTAAACGAAAACAAAGAAACTCTTGAAAAAATCGTAGAATCCTATTCCGCTATCGAAAATTCCTCCACAAGGGACGAGATCGCCTTCGAGGTAGTTCAGTCCACCGCGCGGGTTCTAATCGGATTCCTTTTAGAAAGAGGCGCTTCGAGACTAAAAGGAGAAGCCAAAGAAAAAAAGGGAATTCTCGCCAAAGAATACAACTTGGAATCCAAAGCAATCCTTCTCTCCAATCGGATTACAATTGAAAATCGTCAGTCTCAATTGACATACGCTTAA
- a CDS encoding DUF1176 domain-containing protein, with protein MNVRVFRFKLLYLIFFLFFGGIVLFFLNAFLFVRKGVPASYKQSILFQRNKIDWPSDCEYSARSKDLVAEKTKLPAEVCTDAIDSLQSGLPKDCEYNNVALGEDGKIDLYRYRDFLGRAPIRFFSLGKGEFLGELLCDTTAYNENRIYFLYDERTIPAKTKLLKFIAYEFSSNRNGEASEKIRMKRLESDHWIRYYKPETKEWIAFFKFRGMGDCGTYFRYQSSEQNLPVLVEIRAKLECAGTEAYSADEVPITWKQYEVPFD; from the coding sequence ATGAATGTTCGAGTCTTTCGATTTAAGTTGTTGTATTTGATCTTTTTCCTTTTTTTCGGTGGAATCGTATTGTTTTTTTTGAATGCTTTCCTGTTTGTGCGAAAAGGTGTGCCCGCATCCTATAAACAATCTATTTTGTTTCAGAGAAACAAAATAGATTGGCCCTCCGATTGTGAATACTCGGCTCGTTCGAAGGATCTTGTTGCCGAGAAAACAAAACTTCCCGCGGAGGTTTGTACGGACGCGATCGATTCTCTACAAAGCGGATTGCCTAAGGATTGCGAATACAACAATGTCGCGTTAGGTGAGGACGGTAAAATCGATTTATACCGCTATCGGGATTTTTTGGGTAGGGCACCGATTCGATTTTTTTCACTGGGGAAGGGGGAGTTCTTAGGTGAATTGTTATGTGACACTACGGCTTATAATGAAAATCGAATCTACTTTTTATATGACGAACGCACGATTCCCGCTAAAACGAAACTTTTAAAATTTATCGCGTATGAGTTTTCATCGAACCGAAACGGCGAAGCTTCGGAGAAAATTCGGATGAAACGGTTGGAAAGCGATCACTGGATTCGGTATTATAAACCGGAAACGAAAGAATGGATTGCATTTTTCAAGTTTCGAGGAATGGGTGATTGCGGAACGTATTTTCGGTATCAATCATCGGAGCAAAATCTTCCCGTTCTTGTCGAAATTCGCGCAAAATTGGAATGTGCTGGAACTGAAGCCTATTCCGCGGACGAGGTTCCGATTACATGGAAACAATATGAAGTTCCGTTCGACTGA
- a CDS encoding tetratricopeptide repeat protein: MGQNLAVSNPSSVEETAWELFETGSYEEVIEIAKKNPNHAFLNHLSGIAGFESGSDCEINYFLKGTSVLTPLLEAYLLKEAGKLREAAKKYHSYFKSSSVPIAYSTLKTGILVSESAVDFKTVLDLIAIYKTRFSSDSFCKAEFFSNYHLRNYKEAIQVFAENAKRLSEERDVMGALGLALVYIGKFDEAKSILEKIPGYEELPTFEEKKKEFSEKIANIPKMEARRKSLSMQELIDLGFAYLFSENFQKAEKVFRELVAVHG; the protein is encoded by the coding sequence ATGGGCCAGAATTTAGCAGTATCCAACCCGTCTTCCGTTGAAGAAACCGCTTGGGAATTATTTGAAACGGGTTCTTACGAGGAAGTGATCGAGATCGCAAAAAAGAATCCAAATCACGCTTTTTTAAACCATCTGAGTGGAATTGCCGGATTTGAATCTGGTTCCGACTGCGAAATAAACTATTTTCTCAAAGGTACTTCCGTATTGACTCCTCTGTTGGAAGCTTATCTTCTCAAAGAAGCTGGAAAATTAAGAGAGGCCGCAAAAAAGTATCATTCGTATTTTAAATCTTCTTCCGTTCCGATCGCGTATTCAACGCTTAAAACCGGGATTCTTGTAAGTGAAAGCGCGGTGGATTTCAAAACGGTCTTGGATTTAATTGCCATTTATAAGACTCGTTTTTCAAGTGATTCCTTCTGTAAGGCGGAGTTCTTTTCTAATTATCATCTTAGAAATTACAAAGAAGCGATTCAAGTTTTTGCGGAGAATGCAAAACGTCTTTCTGAGGAAAGAGACGTTATGGGTGCGTTGGGGCTTGCTCTTGTTTATATTGGAAAATTCGACGAAGCGAAATCTATTCTTGAGAAAATTCCAGGATATGAAGAACTTCCTACTTTTGAGGAAAAGAAAAAAGAATTCTCCGAAAAGATAGCGAATATTCCCAAAATGGAAGCGAGGCGAAAATCCCTTTCTATGCAGGAATTGATTGATTTAGGTTTTGCTTATCTTTTTTCAGAAAACTTTCAGAAGGCGGAAAAGGTATTCAGAGAATTGGTTGCAGTTCACGGTTAA
- the asnS gene encoding asparagine--tRNA ligase: MSEIPIVSNHDLEKHVNCKVVVQGWVHGIRGSNARQFVSLRNSGRILQILAEKEILGEEVFQAVKRLRQETSVSVEGTLVKNEKSPIGFELIMDRIRIVGESEDYPITPKEHGIDFLISQRHLWLRSSKQLAILRVRDNLSFAIRKYFHERDFLLIDTPILTGSVGESAGTLFSTEYFDLGNAYLAQTGQLYLETAIFAHNKVFCYGPTFRAEKSKTRRHLTEFWMVEAEVAFAGHADNLKLQEDFVKTIIKETVQNSLQDLKVLERDPTPLLAYLEKDFPVIDYTKALEILKLKGEDIVWGDDINSEREQILTMEFGGPIFIQKYPREAKAFYMKVNPEDPKTVLNADLIAPDGVGEIIGGSEREENYENIIHRLEEEKLPVESYDWYLDLRKYGSVPHSGFGLGSERMIAWICGLQHVRECIPFPRMMERLYP; this comes from the coding sequence ATGTCTGAAATACCGATCGTTAGTAATCATGATTTGGAAAAACACGTAAATTGTAAAGTTGTCGTCCAAGGTTGGGTGCATGGAATCAGAGGAAGCAATGCAAGGCAGTTTGTATCACTTAGAAACAGTGGAAGAATTTTACAAATTCTCGCGGAAAAGGAAATTTTAGGGGAAGAGGTTTTTCAAGCCGTAAAACGTCTCCGTCAAGAAACTTCCGTATCGGTCGAGGGGACTTTGGTGAAAAACGAAAAATCGCCGATCGGATTCGAACTTATAATGGATCGGATTCGAATTGTAGGGGAATCCGAAGACTATCCGATCACTCCGAAAGAGCACGGGATCGATTTCTTAATTTCTCAGAGGCATCTTTGGTTGCGTTCTTCCAAACAATTGGCGATCCTTCGGGTAAGAGACAATCTTTCCTTTGCGATCCGTAAATATTTCCACGAACGGGATTTTCTTTTGATCGATACTCCGATCCTTACAGGGTCTGTAGGAGAGAGTGCCGGAACTTTATTTTCTACGGAATACTTTGATCTTGGGAATGCGTATCTTGCTCAGACTGGACAGCTCTATTTGGAAACGGCGATTTTTGCGCACAATAAAGTATTTTGTTACGGGCCAACTTTCCGAGCGGAAAAGAGTAAAACGAGAAGGCATTTGACGGAGTTCTGGATGGTGGAAGCGGAGGTTGCATTTGCCGGTCATGCTGACAATTTAAAACTACAAGAAGACTTCGTTAAAACAATCATCAAGGAAACCGTTCAGAATTCTTTACAAGATTTGAAAGTATTGGAGAGGGATCCAACTCCACTACTTGCATATCTGGAAAAGGATTTTCCAGTAATTGATTATACGAAGGCGTTAGAAATATTGAAGCTTAAGGGGGAGGATATCGTTTGGGGAGATGATATCAATTCCGAAAGAGAGCAGATACTTACAATGGAATTTGGAGGTCCGATTTTCATCCAAAAATATCCGAGAGAAGCAAAGGCGTTTTATATGAAGGTGAACCCGGAGGATCCAAAAACTGTTTTAAACGCGGATTTAATCGCGCCTGACGGAGTAGGAGAGATCATCGGAGGGTCAGAAAGGGAGGAGAATTACGAGAACATCATTCATAGACTTGAGGAAGAAAAACTTCCCGTGGAATCTTATGATTGGTATTTGGATTTGAGAAAATACGGCTCGGTTCCCCATTCCGGCTTTGGACTCGGTTCGGAAAGGATGATCGCATGGATCTGCGGACTTCAACACGTTCGAGAGTGTATCCCGTTTCCAAGAATGATGGAACGATTGTACCCCTGA
- the folD gene encoding bifunctional methylenetetrahydrofolate dehydrogenase/methenyltetrahydrofolate cyclohydrolase FolD codes for MDPILLDGKILSEKIRNEIRREIEERKTKNLRIPKLATILVGNNPASETYVSMKIKACHGVGMGSEMIRLGEQTTTEELLSVIDKLNADPNIDGILLQHPSPSQIDERAAFDRISFRKDVDGVTTLSFGKLSMGVETYLPCTPYGMVLLLKEHGINVSGKNAVVVGRSPILGKPMAMLLTEMNATVTLCHSKTQNLPEIVRQADIVVGAVGKPEFIKADWISKGAILLDAGYNPGNVGDIEISKAKNLSSFYTPVPGGVGPMTIAVLLLQTLYSSKEHFTPPVK; via the coding sequence ATGGATCCGATTCTCTTAGATGGAAAAATACTCTCTGAAAAAATCAGGAATGAAATTCGTCGCGAAATTGAAGAACGAAAAACAAAAAATCTTAGAATCCCAAAACTTGCGACGATCCTAGTCGGTAATAACCCCGCTTCCGAAACCTACGTCTCCATGAAGATCAAAGCCTGCCATGGCGTGGGAATGGGTTCAGAAATGATCCGATTGGGAGAACAAACCACGACAGAAGAATTGCTCTCAGTCATAGACAAGCTCAACGCCGATCCAAACATCGACGGAATCCTACTCCAACATCCTTCTCCCTCTCAAATCGACGAAAGAGCGGCGTTTGACCGGATTTCTTTTCGCAAAGACGTGGACGGAGTCACTACTCTTTCTTTCGGTAAACTTTCCATGGGAGTGGAAACCTATCTTCCTTGTACTCCCTATGGTATGGTTCTTTTACTGAAAGAACACGGTATCAACGTTTCGGGAAAAAATGCAGTCGTAGTAGGACGTTCTCCAATTTTGGGAAAACCGATGGCAATGCTTCTCACGGAAATGAACGCGACTGTTACACTTTGCCATTCCAAAACCCAAAATCTTCCAGAGATCGTTCGTCAGGCGGACATAGTCGTTGGAGCAGTCGGTAAACCGGAGTTCATCAAAGCCGATTGGATTTCCAAAGGTGCGATTCTTCTAGATGCGGGTTACAACCCTGGGAACGTAGGAGATATTGAAATTTCTAAGGCAAAAAATCTTTCCTCCTTTTACACTCCAGTTCCGGGAGGAGTCGGTCCGATGACAATTGCGGTACTTCTCCTACAGACTCTTTATTCCTCAAAAGAACACTTTACACCACCGGTTAAGTGA
- a CDS encoding acetylxylan esterase, whose amino-acid sequence MAISFDECFQTYPELHSPTNLDEFWSEAIRDLKNFPIKKQSKALLKGSIIKETIYDISFQSWQNATLTGTLVIPRKRGDLPVVVYFHDYGIDRPAIIKGLTENGVAQLILNLRGHGSQLVRPLLKEGEIPDPDWTPGYFTKGLDGKDSFYMKGLYLDVIRTIEFLRLTDGIDGDKIILLGKSMGASLAVFGAAYTNRIKGLILETPNFCHIDDLQLKLEKSWMKELTAQLNSSKTKKTAMKKSLAYYDSINFSKKIKVPTLVSVGMDDKISHPKSVFAFFNHLSCDKRMQVYPTEGNEAGLKDDKQNGANLEFVREIFFPE is encoded by the coding sequence ATGGCGATCAGTTTTGACGAATGTTTTCAAACTTATCCGGAGCTTCATAGCCCTACCAATCTTGACGAATTTTGGTCCGAGGCAATCCGAGATTTAAAAAACTTTCCGATTAAAAAACAATCCAAAGCTCTCCTCAAAGGTTCGATTATCAAGGAAACTATCTATGATATTTCCTTTCAATCCTGGCAAAATGCAACCTTGACCGGAACCCTCGTAATCCCTCGAAAACGAGGGGATCTTCCCGTAGTAGTTTATTTTCACGACTACGGAATAGACAGGCCTGCAATTATCAAAGGACTTACTGAAAACGGAGTCGCCCAGCTCATCCTCAATCTCAGAGGCCATGGTTCTCAATTGGTTCGCCCTCTGCTCAAAGAAGGGGAAATCCCCGACCCGGATTGGACTCCCGGTTATTTCACAAAAGGTTTGGACGGAAAGGATTCTTTCTACATGAAAGGATTGTATCTGGATGTGATCCGCACTATTGAATTTTTAAGACTTACCGATGGAATCGACGGAGACAAAATCATTCTCCTCGGAAAATCCATGGGCGCCTCTCTTGCCGTCTTCGGCGCGGCTTATACAAACCGGATCAAAGGTTTGATCTTAGAAACTCCTAACTTCTGTCATATAGACGACCTTCAGCTCAAACTTGAAAAAAGTTGGATGAAGGAGCTGACCGCCCAACTGAACAGCTCTAAAACCAAAAAAACCGCAATGAAGAAAAGTTTAGCATATTATGATAGTATAAACTTTTCCAAGAAGATCAAGGTTCCGACCCTGGTTTCCGTCGGGATGGACGATAAGATCTCACATCCCAAATCCGTATTCGCATTTTTTAATCATCTGAGTTGCGACAAAAGGATGCAAGTTTATCCTACGGAAGGAAACGAAGCCGGTCTAAAAGACGATAAACAAAACGGAGCTAATCTAGAATTTGTGAGGGAAATTTTCTTTCCCGAATGA